The Bacillota bacterium genome includes the window GTCAAGAAGTACCACCCCAGCAGCTGCCGCCCCCATAACATGGCCGCGACGGCGCCGAGCGCCAGAAACGGCGCGAAGGGTATCCTGTCCTTCAGAGCTTTTCTTCTGGCTAAGACCAGCGACAGTCCGGCGATGGAGCCGGCGATGAACCCGAGGACGACCGCGAGCAACGTCATGGCCGGTCCCAGATACAACCCTATCAGGGCTGCCAGCTTGACGTCGCCGAGGCCCATCCCGCCCCGCGCGAGCAGGTATATCGCGAACATGGTGCCGAAGCCCAGGACGGCACCCGCTGCGCCCTTGTGGAGGACGGCGGAACCGTTGGGTGCTGAAGCAGCTCCCCACAGGAGCACCCCCGCTAGCAGCACGGCATCGGGTATGTACATGTGTTCGAGGTCGATGAAGCTCACCACTATGAGCACGGATGCGAGGGAGGCATACGGCCAGAAATCCCTCGTGCCGAAGTGAGTGGCGTACAGTCCGTACGCGATTCCGGCCGTCAGCGCCTCCACGACCGGGTACCTCGGCGAAATCGGGTTGCGGCAGTGCCTGCATCGGCCGCGCAGTGCGACATACGAGAAGAGGGGCACGAGGTCCACGGGGCCCAACCGCATGCCGCAGTGGGGACAGCGAGAAGGGGGCGCCACCGGGCTTTCGCCCCGGGGTATGCGGTGGATGACGGTGGCGAAGAAGGAACCGAAGATAAGCCCCAGGCAGGCGACGATCGCGCTCGCGGTCCGTCCCCCCGAATCCCGCTTCGTCGAGTCCTTGCTATAACAGGATCCCTGCTATGTATTGCGTGAAGGGTCAAGCACCAGTTACCATTTATACCAGATCCGGCCGGAGGCTGCAACGCGCCGGGCCGGAAGTCCCATCGCGGGCCCGGGGCGCCCGCGGTCAGATGGGCGGGAACGAGTCCGGAAGCGGGCGTCACGCGCGCCCTCGTACGCCGGCGAAGTAGGAAGGGGCGTGGGAGGGCGAAGTTGAGGCTCGGGGAGCATTCGCGAGAGGAAGACCTGGCGGCGCGGAGTGGTTCCTCGGGGCCGGGGCAGCGGGACGCGACGGCTCAGGTGCTGGGAGGGGGGCCAGCGTCAATGGCGCAGCGGCTGGGCGACATACTCTTAAAACACCGGAAGGTGACTCCGGAGAGCCTCCAGCGAGCTTTAGAAAGGCAGCGTCAGACCGGTGCCAGGCTTGGGGAAATCCTAAAGGACATGGGGGTTTTAGTTGACGAAGAAGTCGCCGCGCTCCTCGCCGAGCAGCTCGGTATTCCGAACATACCGCCGCACGAAATACGGCCGGACCCAGGCTTGTCCTCCGTGCTGCCCGAGGAGGTTGCCCGGGACCTCAGGGCGGTGCCGGTTTCCCAGACGGCGGAAGAACTCCTCGTCGCCATGGAGGACCCGCTCGACCTCGGGGCCGTAGAACGGATAACCGCGATGACGAAGAAGAAGGTGAGGCCGGCGGCCACTACTTCGGAAGGGATACGCAGGGGCCTCACAAAGCTGTACGGCATGGACCCCGTACTCGCCCAGGCTGTCCGGCTGCAGGCGGTTTCCGCGCCGCGCACCGAGGAAACCGAGGCGTCAACGGAGGGTCCCGCCGTTCGCCTCGTCGACCAGATCGTCGAAAACGCCATCGCCGAGGGCGCCAGCGACGTCCACTGGGAACCGGTGAAGAACGGGGTGAGGGTGAGGTACAGGGTAGATGGGGTGCTGCGGACCGCCGAAACGCTGCCCGCCGCGGTCTACCCTTCTGTCGTGGCCAGGATAAAGGTAATGGCATCGATGGACGTCTCGCAGAAGCGCCTTCCTCAGGACGGGGGCGTGCACGTCGAGAGGTTCGGCAGGGAAGTGGACATACGGGTGTCGACGATGCCCACGCTGTACGGGGAAAAGGTGGTCATGAGGATCCTTGACAAGTCCAGGGCGATCACCGATCTGAACAAGCTGGGCTTTTCGGAGGGCGACCTGTCGAAGTACCTCGACCTGATAAGAAGGCCTCACGGCATGATACTGGTCACCGGGCCGACCGGGTGCGGGAAGACCACGACGCTCAACGCGACTCTGCACGCGCTCAACAGGCCGGAAGTGAACATAATCACCATCGAAGACCCGATAGAGTATGAAATACAGGGGGTTAACCAGGTACAGGTCAACCCAAAGGCCGGCTTAGACTTTCCGGACGGGCTGCGGGCGGCGCTCCGGCAGGACCCGAATATCATAATGGTGGGCGAAATCAGGGACTCGGTCACGGCACAGATAGCGGTCAGAGCGGCTCTGACGGGTCACCTGGTGCTCTCGACCCTGCACACGAACGACGCGCCCAGCGCGCTGACCCGTCTGGTCGACATGGGCGTGGAAGGTTTCCTGGTCGCGTCGGCGGTCGTCGGGGTGGTAGCTCAGAGGCTCGTCAGGGCGCTCTGCCCGGCGTGCGCGATGAAGTTCGAGCTTGAGGAGTCGTCCGCGCTCCGGCGGTTCTTCGGGATACCCCCTGGCCCGTTCGAGGCGTACAGGGCTCAGGGCTGCGAGCGCTGCCGAAACACCGGCTACCGCGGCCGGCTGGCCATTTTCGAGGTGCTACCCGTGACTCCTTCGCTGCAGTCGATGGTGATGGAGAAAGCGCCCGCGTGGAAGCTGAGAGAAGAAGCTGTGAGGCAGGGGATGAGAGGACTCCTCCAGGACGGCTTCGAAAAGGCGCTGGAGGGCAGGACGACCCTCGACGAGGTGGTGAGGGTCGCGTTCGGATCGGAATGACCGGGCGGGTCAGGTAATGCGGGTGCTACTTGATGTGCTCAAGCTGGCGGTTTCGGCGGAAGCCTCCGACGTACACCTCACCGTCGGCCTGCCTCCTTGCCTTCGCATGGGGGGCAAGGTCAGGCGAGTTGAGGGGCCCGAGCTGGGGACCTCCGAGCTGGAGGAGATCGCTTCTTCCCTGCTTATCCAAAAGCAAGCTGAGGAGCTCAGGGAAAGGGCCAGACCGACTTCGCCCGTTCCTTCGACGGGCTCGGACGGTTTCGGTTCAACGTCTACCGCCAGAGAGGGCTGCCGGCCTTCGCCATTCGAGTCATCCCCTCGATGATACGCGGGTTCGAGGAGCTGGGCCTGCCGCCGTCCGTGAAACAGCTCGCCAGGTGCGCCAATGGCCTCGTACTGGTGGTGGGGCCGGCAGGAAGCGGCAAGTCGACGACTCTGGCGGTGATGGTCGATCTCATAAACTCCGAGTTTCCGAAGCGCGTCATCACGATAGAGGACCCGATCGAGTACGTCCACGGGCACAAGATGGGCATCGTCGAGCAGAGGGAAGTCGGCAGCGATGTGGCGTCCTTTTGCCTCGCTTTAAGAGCTGCGCTGAGAGAAGCTCCAGACGTCATTATGATCGGGGAGATGCGCGACCTCGACACCATGGCGACCGCGCTCACCGCGGCCGAGACGGGACACCTCGTCCTCGGCTCGATGCACACCCTGGACGGGCAGCATACGATGCACCGGATAATAGACGCCTTCCCCGCGTCGCAGCAAAATCAGATCCGGCTGCAGCTGGCCGGCGCCCTGAGGGGCGTGGTGGCCCAGAGGTTGCTCGGGACGGCGGACGGCACGGGGAGGGTTGCCGTCGCAGAGGTTCTCCTGGGGTCGCGTGCGGTTTCCACGTTGATAAGGGAAGGGAAGGTGCACCAGATCCCCTCCGCGATCCAGACAGGGGGTAGGCTCGGCATGGTGAGCTTCCAGGCGTCCCTGAAGAGTCTGCTCGATTGCGGAAGGGTCAACCGGGAGGAAGCCAGGATGGCTTTTCCGGAGATATTCTCAGATATGGGCGGCGGTGAAGACGCGC containing:
- a CDS encoding prepilin peptidase, with the protein product MVACLGLIFGSFFATVIHRIPRGESPVAPPSRCPHCGMRLGPVDLVPLFSYVALRGRCRHCRNPISPRYPVVEALTAGIAYGLYATHFGTRDFWPYASLASVLIVVSFIDLEHMYIPDAVLLAGVLLWGAASAPNGSAVLHKGAAGAVLGFGTMFAIYLLARGGMGLGDVKLAALIGLYLGPAMTLLAVVLGFIAGSIAGLSLVLARRKALKDRIPFAPFLALGAVAAMLWGRQLLGWYFLTVIF
- a CDS encoding GspE/PulE family protein, which gives rise to MAQRLGDILLKHRKVTPESLQRALERQRQTGARLGEILKDMGVLVDEEVAALLAEQLGIPNIPPHEIRPDPGLSSVLPEEVARDLRAVPVSQTAEELLVAMEDPLDLGAVERITAMTKKKVRPAATTSEGIRRGLTKLYGMDPVLAQAVRLQAVSAPRTEETEASTEGPAVRLVDQIVENAIAEGASDVHWEPVKNGVRVRYRVDGVLRTAETLPAAVYPSVVARIKVMASMDVSQKRLPQDGGVHVERFGREVDIRVSTMPTLYGEKVVMRILDKSRAITDLNKLGFSEGDLSKYLDLIRRPHGMILVTGPTGCGKTTTLNATLHALNRPEVNIITIEDPIEYEIQGVNQVQVNPKAGLDFPDGLRAALRQDPNIIMVGEIRDSVTAQIAVRAALTGHLVLSTLHTNDAPSALTRLVDMGVEGFLVASAVVGVVAQRLVRALCPACAMKFELEESSALRRFFGIPPGPFEAYRAQGCERCRNTGYRGRLAIFEVLPVTPSLQSMVMEKAPAWKLREEAVRQGMRGLLQDGFEKALEGRTTLDEVVRVAFGSE